The following proteins come from a genomic window of Flavobacterium crocinum:
- a CDS encoding serine hydrolase domain-containing protein, producing MNIIIKKIKIVVFTIAFTTCNYSYAQTNKIETELDVLFQKALQAKTFNGNVLVAKKGKILYEKAFGQADASNTIPLNKEYRFHIGSIAKEFNAVGIMMLKEQGKLKLDDSVSKFLPELPSWANKIKIINLLQYTSGLPQIKWNEVNQDSDNMAFLQKTSALEFEPGTQYDYNNNNVFLQRRIIEKITNMSFNSFVIKKILKPIGIKNAVVDPGENESLFAKSFNKEGKPDILKYNISGWTALNLKDFYKWSEAVNSFKIINQQSTRELFEPFSKDNQTGLGGGTIENGKVTSHIHDGAAFNYQALLISNLNFTIILMTNNKQNNLEELSNSVEAILNK from the coding sequence ATGAACATCATCATCAAAAAAATCAAAATTGTAGTTTTTACTATTGCATTCACAACCTGTAATTATTCTTATGCCCAGACAAATAAAATAGAAACTGAACTGGATGTTTTATTCCAGAAAGCACTTCAAGCCAAAACTTTTAACGGAAATGTTTTAGTCGCCAAAAAAGGAAAGATACTTTATGAAAAGGCTTTCGGTCAGGCCGATGCAAGCAACACCATTCCATTAAATAAAGAGTATCGTTTTCATATTGGTTCAATCGCTAAAGAATTTAATGCTGTCGGAATTATGATGCTAAAAGAGCAGGGAAAATTAAAATTGGACGATTCGGTTTCTAAATTTCTCCCTGAACTTCCGTCCTGGGCCAATAAAATCAAGATTATCAATTTGCTTCAATACACCAGCGGACTTCCTCAAATAAAATGGAATGAAGTCAATCAGGATTCAGACAATATGGCTTTTCTGCAAAAGACTTCAGCTTTAGAATTCGAACCAGGAACTCAATACGATTACAACAATAATAATGTGTTTTTGCAAAGACGTATTATTGAAAAAATCACAAATATGAGTTTCAATTCTTTTGTGATCAAGAAAATCTTGAAACCTATCGGAATTAAAAATGCCGTTGTAGATCCTGGCGAAAACGAATCTCTTTTCGCAAAATCTTTTAACAAAGAAGGAAAACCAGATATTCTGAAATACAACATTTCAGGCTGGACAGCTTTAAATTTAAAGGATTTCTACAAATGGTCGGAAGCTGTTAATTCGTTTAAGATTATTAATCAGCAATCGACACGCGAACTTTTTGAACCTTTTTCTAAGGACAATCAAACCGGTCTTGGTGGTGGTACTATCGAAAACGGAAAAGTAACCAGTCATATACATGATGGCGCGGCTTTTAATTATCAGGCTTTATTAATCAGCAATCTTAACTTCACGATTATTTTAATGACTAATAACAAGCAAAACAACCTGGAAGAACTTAGCAATTCAGTAGAAGCTATACTTAATAAATAA